TAAATATAATCTGGTGTGGGACCGCCTGCTCAACCTCCGACTGTTTCCGGCGGAAATCGCCGAGACGGAAGTCCGCTTCTATCTCGAACGGCAAAACCGGTTCGGTACTCCGCTCGACAGCCGGGAGTCGTATACGAAAGCGGATTGGCTCGTATGGTGCGCCTCCATGGCCGATACGAAGGAGCGGTTCGAGCGAATGATCAGGCCGCTCTGGGATATGCTGAACGAGTCGCAGAGCCGGGTTCCTTTTACGGATTGGTACGATACGCATACCGGGAAGCAGATGAATTTCCAAAACCGGTCGGTCGTCGGAGGGATGTTCCTCCCGTTGTTGACTCCGGTCGGCTCCGGGTTCGCAGGCGAGGAGACGTAAAGGCGAAGAAAGAGGCGTACGGGCGAAGGAGCCTGTACGCCTTAGCTTTTGCGGCACGAAAAATCACGATTCGATCGGCTACGATTTCTTCTGCGCTTCGATCTTCTCCGCCAATTCGTTCAAATACGTCCAGCGGTCGAACAGCTCGGCGAGCTCGCTTTCCAACGCGTTCTGCTCGTCCGTAAGCCGCTGCAGCTCAAGGTAGTCGGAACCGGCCGCGACGATGTTCTGCGCCTTCTCCTGAAGCCGGCTTTCCAAGTCGGCGATCTTGCCGTCGATCTCTTCGTATTCTTTCTGTTCCTTGAACGTGAATTTGAGCGCCTTCGCGCCGCCGCGCTCTCCATCCGCGGAGGCGGCGAGGGCGGGCTTGCCAGTGGCATGCGCCGCCGTTCGTGGCGCCGGCGCGGCCGTCTCCTCGAGCAGCGCCTTCTTCTCGACGTAGTCGGAATAATTGCCCTCGTACCGTTCGATCGTTCCGTCGCTCTCCACGGACCAGAGCCGATCGACCGTCCGATCCAGGAAGAACCGGTCGTGCGAGACGACGATGACGGCGCCGGCGAAGTCGTCGAGATAATCCTCCAGCACGGTCAACGTCTGAATGTCGAGATCGTTCGTCGGCTCGTCAAGGAACAGGACGTTCGGCGCGCCGATCAAGACTCGCAGCAAGTACAGCCGTCGCTTCTCGCCCCCCGACAAGCCGGAGATCGGCGTCCACTGCACGGCCGGAGGGAAGAGGAATCGCTCCAGCAGCTGGGAGGCGCTGATCGATTCGCCGTTCGCGGTTTCGATCCGTTCGGCGGCCTCCTGAATGTACTCGATAACGCGCATAGAGCCGTCCATCTCGGTATGCTCCTGCGTGAAGTAGCCGATCTTGACCGTCGAGCCGATGTCGACTTCGCCGCGGCTGGGAAGGAGCCGTCCGGCAAGCACGTTCAGCAGCGTCGACTTCCCGCTGCCGTTCGGGCCGACGACGCCGATCCGGTCGTCGCGCTGCACGATCGCGTCGAAATCGCGGACGAGCGCGCGGCCGTCGTATCCGCAGCTGACGCCGCGAACCTCGAGCACCTTCTTGCCGAGCCGAGCGCCGCCGATCGCGATATCGAGCGTCTCGGCCCGTTCCGTGCCGACTTCGCTCGCGAGCGCATCGAACCGGCCGATCCTCGCCTTCTGCTTCGTCGTACGGGCTTTCGCGCCTTTGCGCATCCACGCGAGTTCCTGCTTATACAGCCTCTCCCGCTTCCGATCCTCCGACGCTTCCCGCTCCATGCGTTCCGCCTTCTGCTCCAAGAAGGCGCTGTAGTTGCCCGAATACCGATGAAGCGAGCCGCGGTCGAGTTCGACGATCCGGTTCGCGACCCGGTCCAAGAAATAGCGATCATGGGTCACCATGAGCAAGGCGGACTTCATCTTCTGCAAATACCGTTCCAGCCAATAGACGGTTTCCGTATCGAGATGGTTCGTCGGCTCGTCCAGAATGAGCAGGTCGGCCGGGTGAAGAAGCGCGGCGGCGAGCGCGACGCGCTTGCGTTGGCCGCCGGACAAGGTTCCCATGCGCTGCATCGGGTCGACGACGCCGAGACGGGAGAGCACCTTCTTCGCTTCGCTCTCCAGCTGCCATGCGTTCAAGGCGTCCATCCGCGCCGTAAGCTCGGAAAACCTGCGCTCCGCGGCGGCCGCCTCCGGACCGCCTCGCTCGATCGCTTGCAGCGCGGCCTCGTATTCCCGAAGCAGCGCGAACTCGGGCGACGCCCCGCGGAACACTTGATCGAGCACCGTGGAGTCGTCGTCGAACGGCGGCTGCTGCGATAAATATTCGATGCGGGCGCCGTTCCGATAGGAGATCGTTCCGCCGTCCGGAGCCTCCGCGCCGGCGAGAATACGAAGCAGGGTAGACTTGCCGGTGCCGTTCACGCCGATCAGGCCGATGCGATCGCGGTCGTCGACGTTGAAGTCGATATTTTCTAGAAGCGTCTTTACGCCATACGTTTTCGTCAGTCGTTCCGCCGTTAGTAAATTCATATTAAAACAGACATCCTTCGATTCGATAGTAGGTTAGCTATAGCATACCACACTATACAAGAAGAGGCTCTCCCGCCGGATGCGAGAAAGCCTCGTGGATCGTCGTATTCGAATTAGATGACTTCCAGCTCGTCCGCGGAAGGAAGCGGCGGGAGCGCGGCGTGCGGCTCGCTCTGATACCAGTACGCGACCGACGCGATGTCGTCCTGCAGCGGCAAATATCGGCCGCCCGAACGCCACCCGAGCGCCTGAATCGTGACGCGGAGATCGCTCTTGAACCGGATCGGGTCCATGACATGCCAACGGTACATGCCGAAGCGTTGGTTCGCCCGGTACAAGCCGTCGGACTTGATGACCTGATGCATGCCGAGGAACGGCGTCGAGTAGGTGCCGTATTCGCCTTGCGGGTGCTCCCAGTTCCACGCGCCCCCGAAGTAATCCTCTGTCCCCGTGCCGCAGATCGTCGGGAATTCCTTGTCGCCGTCCATGAAAAACTTAATCTCGCCTTCGCCGAACCAACCGTTGTTGTTGACCTGCCATGCGAGATACGTCCCGACGTAATGGCCTTGCCCGCGAACGCCTTCCAGGATCGTATGAACTTCCTTATACCCGAGCGGGTTGCTGCGGCGCCATTGCGCGTGGAAGTAGGCGCAATGATCCGGCACCTGCGTCAGCGCGTAATCGAATTGATAATACAGCCATGCGTCTTCGTCGGAGCGATTTTCCATCGTCACCTTAGCGGATTTGCGGAACGGCATCTCCCAGTAGCTGTTAAAGCCGCCGGCCGGGTTCACCGCGATCGGCATCGAGTTCACGTTCACCCGCTCGCACCATCCGTTGCAGAAGAAGTCGCCGACCGGCACCTCGACCGAAGGGTTGTCCTCCCCGTCCCAATAGAAACGCAGGATTAAGTTCCGCCACTGCTTCGGATGCACCGTCAGCCAAATATGCTGAATGACCCCCGGTCCGGCGATGTCGGCCAGCGTCGCGGTCGTCCCTCCTTTCAATTGGATCGAGGGGGAAACCTTCCAGCCTAAGCCCAAATCGCGGGCGGCGTTCGCGCCGGTGCCCTCCGTGGCCATGCCGCCTTTCCCTTTTTCCCCGGTAAAGTTTTCCGCGCTGATCGACCGGGTTTCCGCGTCGGACAGCAGCGATAAGTTCCCAAGCCCCATACCCAAACCGTTAAACGATGCCATGAATGCTTCATCCTCCCAGTTTCAATGGTGATAGGTCCATTATAGGGAAACCGGGGCGCAGGTTCTTTAGCATGGATCAAGATGTTTTAACAATTATTGCTCTGATCTGGACGGAAAATTCCGGTAGTAGGTCGGGGGCACGCCCTCCGCGTTCCGGAACGCCCGGCTGAAGGAATGAATGCTCAGAAAGCCGCATAACTCCGATATTTCCGTGATCGGCAGGTCCGTGAACTGTATGAGCTTCTTAGCGTGCTCGATGCGGCCGATCAGATGATATCGAATCGGCCCGACGCCGAACGTCTTCTTGAACAGCCGGCATAGGTAGGAACTGCTTAAATTCGCCACGGACGCCAGTTCGTCCAACGTCACGTCTTTGTCCACATGTCGATTGAGGTAAGATTTCACGCGCTCGAGCTGCACCCAGTTCGTCGCGATCGCCGCATGGGTCGACCAAAGATGCTCCCGAGCCAGCTGGGCCCACAGCTGCAGGAACAGTCCCGTCGCCGCCGTCTCGAAATACGGGTGTTTGCTCTCGTATTCATGGATGATATCGAAGAGCAGCTTCTCGAAAATGAGGGGATGCCGCAGTCGAAAATGGTTCGGCAGCTCCTGCGTAACGTCCTCGCGAAACAGGCGCAGCTCCTGCTCCGACATGGCCTCCACCGGCAGGAACGACGTCTTGAGCGTCGGACTGTCGGACTGATACACCAAATCGAAGTGAAGATGCGGCTGCCTGACCGGCTGATCGTTCATCGCTTCGATCGAGTGATGCTGCCTTGGCTTCAGCAAGAAAATATCGCCCGGAACGCCGCGATATTCGACGTCTTCGATCAGAACTCTCATCTCGCCGGATTTCACGTAAATGAGCTCGTAATCGAACAACGCGCGTCGGTTGATTTTATTCGGGGGATGCAGCGTATGATCCCATGCGATTCTAATGTAGGGGGAAAGCCGGACCTGGCTCATCGGGCGCCTCCGTTTTCGTTCGTAACGTAAGTTGTTCCTCTTATTTCGTCGCAAGAGGCCGATTCTCCTTCGTCCGCGAGGTTGCGTTGAATATCGTACGGCGTCTTGAGATAATAGGAGCACTGAATGCGTATGGGGGCGGAACAGGGATGGAGCATCGCTTGAACGATAGACAGTCGTCCATCGTGGAACAGCTGCGGAGCCGAGGCGAGGTGAAAATCTCGGAGCTGAAGCAGCGGTTCGACGTTACCGAGATGACGGTGCGGCGGGATCTGGAGAAGTTAGAGCGGCTGGGCATCGCGGCGCGAACGTTCGGCGGGGCGATTCTCGATTCTCGCGACATCGAGCTGGCGCAGCGGACGACCGTTCGTTCGGAGGAGAAGGGCCGGATCGGAAAGCGCGCGGCCGCATGCGTTCGACCGGGCGACTCCATCTTTATCGACGGGGGCTCGACCACGTTCCAGGTCGCGCGCCACTTGCCGGAGAAGGCGGACATCACGGTCGTCACGAACGCGCTGAACGTCGCGAACGAGCTCGCTTCGAAGAAAATTCCGACGATCGTCGTCGGGGGGCTGCTGCTGGAAGCGACGATTTCGATGGTCGGACCGACGGCGGTGGAGTCGATCTCGAAGATGGCGTTCGATAAGGCGTTCTTGGGGGCGACGGGTCTCGACGCACGCCATGGGTTCAGCAACTCGAACCTGCTCGAAGCGGACGTCAAGCGTATGGCGATTCGGAAAGCGAAGGCGGCGTTCGTCGTTCTCGACCATTCGAAATTCGGCGAGAAGGTGCTCGTCTCGTTCGCGGCGCTCGGCGACGTCGGTACGGTCGTGACGGATCGAACGCCGGATCCCGAGCTGTCGGAAGCGTGCCGCGCGGCGGGAGTGGACGTGCTGCTGGCGTGAAACCGGCCCATCGGAACGAATGGTTGAAATACCTCCCGAACGAACTGCCGAACGAGCGGCTCGCCGAGATGAAGAAGCATGCGGTATGCGCGCTCACGGGTTCCGCGACGGACGTGACGCTGGACCACTTCATCCCGCTGGAGTGGGGGCACGGCGGCCAATACGCCGGCAACGTACTCTTCCTGACGGCAAGGTTGAACGCGTCGAAGTCGAACATGAATCCGTTCCGCTGGATCAACCGCGCGAAGCTCCGGGAGCCGAATCTGCAACGCGGTTGGGACGAGCTGATCCGGAGGATGGCGGCGGACAACGGGCTCGGTACGAGAGAGTTCCGTCGATACGTCCATTGGTGCGAGAAGCATAAGCGCTCTAAGGAGCAGCTTCGGCTCGATCCTCGGCCTTCCTTGGAGCTGTGGAGGGAGGCGCGGATTCGGGAAGACGAGCGGGCATCCGTCGATACCGCCCGATAATGACGCTCGCGACCGCGATCGATACGATCGAGGCCAGCGCCTGTCCCCCTCCGAGCAAGAACGCCGCGGACGCGACGATGATCGCGTCGGCGACGAAGATCGTCGCGCCGCGGTTAATCCCGAACTTGCGATCCAGGACGAGCGCGAAGATCTGTACCCCGCCGAGGGAAGACCCGTTGTTCAGCACGAACGCGATGCCGATGCCGATGCACATGCCCGACGCGACGGCGGCGGCCGTCGGATGGAGGGCGGACGCGGGTATCGCGAGGGCGTCGAGCGGCAGCTGCGCGAGCGACGTGCCGACGACCGACAGCAGCGTAGACAGGGTGAATCGCGCGCCGAGCATTCGGTAAGAGAGCAAGAAGAACGGGGCGTTCGTCAGGACGAACCAGAATCCCCAAGAGAAGGATGTCGTATAGCTTAACAAGAAGGCGACGCCGGCCGTGCCGCCGAACGTCAGCGTGCTCGCGGACAACAGCTTGATGCCGAACGCCGTCATGAGAATGCCGAAGACGACAGACGACACGGTTTTTACGGATAGCGCCAAACGCGTCATGGCGTATCGCTCCTTTTTTCCGCTTATGGTGTATGGTTATACATATTCGTCCGGCGGCGGAGAGGTTCCGGTAATGAAGGCTTACATGGACGGGGCGGGACGAACACGGCGGGGGAACAAAGCTCCCCGGTGTCGCCGCCGCGATTCCATGCCGTTGCGCGAACCGAATTCGTGCCCTATGATTAGGGGAAATGACGGAGCGGGGGAATCGGGATGGGGAAACAGTTCGCCGCGTTGCTCCCGGAGCATCGACGGTTCATCGAGAAGCAGAAGGTGTTCTTCGTCGGCACGGCGGCGTTGTCCGCGGAAGGCCATGTGAACGTGTCGCCCAAAGGGTACGACGCGTTCCGCGTATTGTCCGACAGCCGCGTCGCTTATCTCGACTTGACGGGAAGCGGGAACGAGACGAGCGCGCATGTGATGGAAAACGGACGCATCACGATCATGTTCTGCGCGTTCGAAGGACCGCCTAACATCCTTCGGCTTTACGGCGCAGGCGCCGTCGCGCTGCCCGGTTCGAGCGAGTGGGCGTCGTTGGTCCCGCTCTTCCCGCCGATGCCCGGCGCGAGACAGATCATCGTCGTCGACGTTCATCTCGTGCAGTCGTCCTGCGGGTATGCGGTTCCGTTCCTAAGCTTCGAGGGTGAGCGGGATACGCTGCAGCGGTGGGCCGATCAGAAGGGCGAAGAAGGGCTCGTCGAATACCGGAGGACGAAGAACGGGAAGAGCATCGACGGTTTGCCGACGCCGATCTCCTCGCAAGAATGAATACGTTCCGTTGCGACGGATCGGTAGACGCCTATTGACGGCAGGGATGTCGCTCGCATATAATAAGCGACAATCAAAGGCTACGATTAAGGACATGATCGCTTTCGAATCCGCCCAGAGAGAGGGGGCACGGCTGAAACCCCCTTCGGAGTCGTCGGAAGCCGTTACCGCCTTATGAGCCGCGGTCAGGCAATGGACCGCCGGGAATTCCCGTTATCGAATGCCGGAAGGATTCGTCGTTTCGTTCGACGGATCGAATTTGGGTGGAACCACGAGCGCGCTCTCGTCCCTTACGGACGGAGCGCGATTTTTTATTATCGAGGAACATCGTCGATCAAGGACATGAACGCCCGCGGCGCCGCCCAGAGAGAGGGAGCTTGGCTGAAACTCCCTTCGGTTCGGCCGCAGCCGTTTACCGCCTTGACAGATGCGGTCAGGCAATGGGCCGCCGGGATTTCCCGTTACAGAATGCCGGAGGATTCGCCGTTCATCGGAGAATCGAATTTGGGTGGAACCACGAGCGCGCTCGTCCCTTGCGGATAGCGCGCTCTTTTTGCGTTATTTAGGGTTCAAATCTAAAAACAAAGGAGCGAGAAGTGCATGATCAAAGACGAGTTGAACCATGTCAGACGATTCGCCGCGATGCTGACGGCCGCGGCCGTTCGGCGCCGATTCCCCGATGCGAAGCTGGGAGGTGTCGAGCTGACCGAATCCGGCTTCCATTCCGACTTCGACGTGCCTCGCCCTTTGACGGAAGTCGACGTCGCGGCGATCGAGGAGGAGATGCATCGCATCGCCGAGGCGGGCGCAGACGTATGGCCGCCTCGCTGTCGTTCCATCTCTTCCGCCGAAGCGCTGCGGCTGTTCGAAGGCCGCGGGGAGCGGTGGCGGGTCGAATGGATTCGAGGGGATGGCGCCGCGGCGCCGCTCGTCTGCATCGAATACGGGGAATGCGCCGACGTCTATGCCGGTGATCCTCCCGAAGCCGCGCCGGAAGCCGTTCCGGCGTTCAAGCTGCTGCACGCGGCCGGCGCCTACTGGCGCGGGGACAGCGCCAACCCCGTGCTGCAGCGCCTCTACGGCGCCGTCTTCGCGGACCGCGCGGAGCTCGAAGGCCACCTAGCCTGGCAGGAGGAGGCGCGGCAGCGGGACCATCGCAAGCTGGGCAAGCAGCTGGAGTTGTTCATGTTCGCCGAGGAGGCGCCCGGCATGCCGTTCTATTTGCCGAACGGTGCGGTCGTCCGGAACGAGCTGGAGGCGTTATCCCGCGAATTCCTTCGGAAGTACGGCTACGAGGAAGTGCGCACGCCGATGATCATGGATCGCGCCATGTGGGAGCAGTCCGGGCACTGGGAGCATTATCGCGACAATATGTATTTTTCCGAGATGGAACGTCGCCCTTTGGCGGTGAAGCCGATGAACTGTCCCGGTCATATGCTGCTCTTCAAGCACAAGCTTCGTTCCTACAAGGAGCTTCCGCTGCGATACGCCGAGTTCGGTCAAGTGCATCGGCATGAATTCAGCGGCGCCTTGAACGGGTTGCTCCGGGTGCGGACGTTCTGCCAGGATGACGCACACATCTTCGCCGCTCCCGCGCAGATCGAGTCGGAGATGCTGCGGACGATCGAGCTCGTGAAGGAGATGTATGCCGTGTTCGGCTTCGAGTACGGCTTGGAGCTGTCGACGCGGCCCGACGATTCGATGGGAAGCGACGAGCAGTGGGCGGCGGCCGAGGCGGCGCTGGAACGGGTGCTGCGCGGATCCGGGCTGCCGTTCCGCGTCAATCCGGGCGACGGCGCGTTCTATGGGCCGAAGATCGACTTCCATATCAAGGACGCCTTGGGACGGAGCCATCAGTGCGCGACGATCCAATTGGATTTCCAAATGCCGGAGAAGTTCGGCCTCGCCTATGTGGACGAACGGAATGAACGAAAGACGCCGATCGTCATCCA
The DNA window shown above is from Paenibacillus antri and carries:
- a CDS encoding ABC-F family ATP-binding cassette domain-containing protein, with protein sequence MNLLTAERLTKTYGVKTLLENIDFNVDDRDRIGLIGVNGTGKSTLLRILAGAEAPDGGTISYRNGARIEYLSQQPPFDDDSTVLDQVFRGASPEFALLREYEAALQAIERGGPEAAAAERRFSELTARMDALNAWQLESEAKKVLSRLGVVDPMQRMGTLSGGQRKRVALAAALLHPADLLILDEPTNHLDTETVYWLERYLQKMKSALLMVTHDRYFLDRVANRIVELDRGSLHRYSGNYSAFLEQKAERMEREASEDRKRERLYKQELAWMRKGAKARTTKQKARIGRFDALASEVGTERAETLDIAIGGARLGKKVLEVRGVSCGYDGRALVRDFDAIVQRDDRIGVVGPNGSGKSTLLNVLAGRLLPSRGEVDIGSTVKIGYFTQEHTEMDGSMRVIEYIQEAAERIETANGESISASQLLERFLFPPAVQWTPISGLSGGEKRRLYLLRVLIGAPNVLFLDEPTNDLDIQTLTVLEDYLDDFAGAVIVVSHDRFFLDRTVDRLWSVESDGTIERYEGNYSDYVEKKALLEETAAPAPRTAAHATGKPALAASADGERGGAKALKFTFKEQKEYEEIDGKIADLESRLQEKAQNIVAAGSDYLELQRLTDEQNALESELAELFDRWTYLNELAEKIEAQKKS
- a CDS encoding glycoside hydrolase family 172 protein gives rise to the protein MASFNGLGMGLGNLSLLSDAETRSISAENFTGEKGKGGMATEGTGANAARDLGLGWKVSPSIQLKGGTTATLADIAGPGVIQHIWLTVHPKQWRNLILRFYWDGEDNPSVEVPVGDFFCNGWCERVNVNSMPIAVNPAGGFNSYWEMPFRKSAKVTMENRSDEDAWLYYQFDYALTQVPDHCAYFHAQWRRSNPLGYKEVHTILEGVRGQGHYVGTYLAWQVNNNGWFGEGEIKFFMDGDKEFPTICGTGTEDYFGGAWNWEHPQGEYGTYSTPFLGMHQVIKSDGLYRANQRFGMYRWHVMDPIRFKSDLRVTIQALGWRSGGRYLPLQDDIASVAYWYQSEPHAALPPLPSADELEVI
- a CDS encoding helix-turn-helix transcriptional regulator, which gives rise to MSQVRLSPYIRIAWDHTLHPPNKINRRALFDYELIYVKSGEMRVLIEDVEYRGVPGDIFLLKPRQHHSIEAMNDQPVRQPHLHFDLVYQSDSPTLKTSFLPVEAMSEQELRLFREDVTQELPNHFRLRHPLIFEKLLFDIIHEYESKHPYFETAATGLFLQLWAQLAREHLWSTHAAIATNWVQLERVKSYLNRHVDKDVTLDELASVANLSSSYLCRLFKKTFGVGPIRYHLIGRIEHAKKLIQFTDLPITEISELCGFLSIHSFSRAFRNAEGVPPTYYRNFPSRSEQ
- a CDS encoding DeoR/GlpR family DNA-binding transcription regulator, which produces MEHRLNDRQSSIVEQLRSRGEVKISELKQRFDVTEMTVRRDLEKLERLGIAARTFGGAILDSRDIELAQRTTVRSEEKGRIGKRAAACVRPGDSIFIDGGSTTFQVARHLPEKADITVVTNALNVANELASKKIPTIVVGGLLLEATISMVGPTAVESISKMAFDKAFLGATGLDARHGFSNSNLLEADVKRMAIRKAKAAFVVLDHSKFGEKVLVSFAALGDVGTVVTDRTPDPELSEACRAAGVDVLLA
- a CDS encoding YitT family protein; translated protein: MTRLALSVKTVSSVVFGILMTAFGIKLLSASTLTFGGTAGVAFLLSYTTSFSWGFWFVLTNAPFFLLSYRMLGARFTLSTLLSVVGTSLAQLPLDALAIPASALHPTAAAVASGMCIGIGIAFVLNNGSSLGGVQIFALVLDRKFGINRGATIFVADAIIVASAAFLLGGGQALASIVSIAVASVIIGRYRRMPARLPESAPPSTAPRKAEDRAEAAP
- a CDS encoding pyridoxamine 5'-phosphate oxidase family protein gives rise to the protein MGKQFAALLPEHRRFIEKQKVFFVGTAALSAEGHVNVSPKGYDAFRVLSDSRVAYLDLTGSGNETSAHVMENGRITIMFCAFEGPPNILRLYGAGAVALPGSSEWASLVPLFPPMPGARQIIVVDVHLVQSSCGYAVPFLSFEGERDTLQRWADQKGEEGLVEYRRTKNGKSIDGLPTPISSQE
- the thrS gene encoding threonine--tRNA ligase, encoding MIKDELNHVRRFAAMLTAAAVRRRFPDAKLGGVELTESGFHSDFDVPRPLTEVDVAAIEEEMHRIAEAGADVWPPRCRSISSAEALRLFEGRGERWRVEWIRGDGAAAPLVCIEYGECADVYAGDPPEAAPEAVPAFKLLHAAGAYWRGDSANPVLQRLYGAVFADRAELEGHLAWQEEARQRDHRKLGKQLELFMFAEEAPGMPFYLPNGAVVRNELEALSREFLRKYGYEEVRTPMIMDRAMWEQSGHWEHYRDNMYFSEMERRPLAVKPMNCPGHMLLFKHKLRSYKELPLRYAEFGQVHRHEFSGALNGLLRVRTFCQDDAHIFAAPAQIESEMLRTIELVKEMYAVFGFEYGLELSTRPDDSMGSDEQWAAAEAALERVLRGSGLPFRVNPGDGAFYGPKIDFHIKDALGRSHQCATIQLDFQMPEKFGLAYVDERNERKTPIVIHRAVYGSIDRFLGILIEHYAGAFPLWLAPVQAIVVPVADRHADDALRIRDRLAAAGIRAEADVRSEKLGYKVRDAQLRKIPYVAAVGDREIADGVLQVRERGRDEQKTLGAERLLTMLSEKIKRRE